The genomic DNA GAAAAGAGCAAGGGAACAATTAATGAGCCTCAAATGCGACCGAAAGCGATTAGAAGCTAGGCTAGTAGAACAAAGAAATacgtggaaaatgaagtgaaagAATCAGTAAAAGTGAAAGCGTTCATAAACAGGATTGATTAGAGTTAGAGAGAAAAGAGAGCTACTATGCATTATGTTGGTCTTTTTGAAACAATATGAGAGGCAGGAAGGTTATGTGTGAGCAGGCTGTATCGTCACTGGTGTGGCAAGTTCATAggatgtttatatgtgtataACCACGAAGAATAATTTGGCCATATTATGTAAAAAAGGGAGAATTGAGTTAGGTCGTGTGAGCAACTGATAGAATGTTATGTCAACGAGAGGCTGTTGAAGAATGATTGATATGGTGAattaaagtttatgaaaagttgtaaggttgagagaTCAACCCGAGAAATTTtaagtgagatacttgaaaagtatcaataTTTGTTCATTAGCGTGATTCTGAgaacaaaatccttttaagggggaaggatgtaatgaCCGGGAAATTATGactattttatattatattatataggTATTATGTGATTTATGATATTATAATCTATGACTGATCATAAAGATTGCTATTATGAGATATATATGTGTTCTGTGTGGTTCAGGTTATTTTCGGgtattttattacgtgttaaaTGGATTTATATTAAAAGTTAAACTATCCGGGTTTCGTTTTAGTAGCTATTATTTCATATAGAGCAATTGGCATTATTTTGCATAATATGGCATATGCCCTACTGATTTTTCGAACATCCAGTTAATTTAGGGAGTGTTttgtttcgtgaaaaatgacttttccgtgTCTTTACCGGGACGTAAAAGCCCATAAAActtgtatttttatatttataaaattgtggGACTATCAAATACTAgatatttttgcatttttggattattcgtaatttttgagaattttggaCATAATTTTGTATTCATTGGATTAAAAATTCTTCCacgttaattattaattttgggctaattatttttattaaatgatataattatgcCCTAAATAATTATGGGAGTATTACCTTTTATAACTATAAATAccatttaaatattattttattattattttattatataaaaatcagagaataaataataattctgaaaatttctcTGAAATTGTTCTcggtgttcttgagaatcaaagcATGATTTTGAAGTGATCTGGAAGGCAAAACCATTGATGTTTATaaccaaatcgaagctctcgaggAGCTCTACAAGATTATACCATCAAAAGGTACCTCAGATCagtgatttttaaaatttgattttagggtttatgttcggatttgggggtttttgatttatgAATCGTTTATGGGATAGTTAAACCGAGTTCTTCATTGTTTTcgaatttttattttgattttagaAGTTGTTATCGATTGTTTGATGTTATAAATTATTGGGTTAGATTATACATAAAACTGGCTTCAATTTGCTATATAAATCGTGAAATATGGTCGAGTTTTGAGAACAGCTGATCTATGGCCGAAAGTTTACCGATTTTTGATCGGCTTTTGATCGGAATCGACGAATTGTCGATTGTCGGTGTTGACTATTTCCGGGTGGATGTTGAGCGAAACCCCGTCAAAAAACGTGAGAAGGGGTGTTGTTTTCGAGCTAAACGAGGCTCACCGGGTACTCGCCGGAGTTCATACCGGTAGCCGGATTCTACAGAATCTCGGCGAACCCGGTTGTTCTTCTACGGAATCCTTAAACACCCAAATCCCTTTTCCTGATTAtgtttttgaattttattttaaaaataaacgCAAAATCAGtttatttaattaagtaaattgattaattaatttagattaattaattaatttatttaataaataaatctgattattttaaatattttctaaaattcaaaattgtttatctatttatttatttatttatttatttacttacttatttattatttattatttaattaaagtaattaaatatttgataattaatcagtttatttaaataatttgttttaaattctgatttttccctaaataatgatttaaaaattattttgaacttttaaaaattatttagaGGTGTTTAAAATTCAATTTAAATtgttattaattgaattattcttattttattcataataaatagaccgttcgttcATTttatacgaaacgaacgcgtctagaccaaaaaaaaatattctacttctgttaaaaatactttcaagacctaaattcttttgtattgaaaggtcgcttattttgcGAGTTGTCCTGAGTTagttattgatcgataaatactatttttgacccaatttcaattttaaatgtatcgagacctatcttttggcTATTCGGCTTATGTcttacatgaattatgtgactacgtgttatatgaataacatgattatgtgtcttatgtgtacgtgttatgtAATTGTGAATCCACGTGTCTTTTAAACATTATCTGATTAAAATATGACCCTTGTCTGTTATTAACGGGTCGGTAGACGATAAGGAAAAGCATAAAATAGATAATTATATATTATCAGATAATTgaaatggtatcttttatgatagatacacatagttcgaGACGTTCAAAGCCATATAGTGATAATAGAAGTAAATCTTGATTGTGTGTAGTACTGAGAAGAGTAAATACATAATGGAGATAAATATAGAATGGTGATTGACAAGAAGGATCATATAGGTTATCACTAGAAACACAGATATACCAGAATTGAGTTATAATGCAAATAGCTAAGGATCAaaggattatcaattgaggcaagtattcctaaactttcttctgATATACTTCTAGTATTTCTTTCCTATTATGAGTACtaaatagttaaatgttttatacttCCCTGCAATTACTATTAATTATACAAGtacctttcattattgttcctatattatcgattgatctcttgagcaaatacctattattctgggttatttgtgaaccctgaatcaggatgttttgaaatcaaaatgatttgatataaAAATACTCTACGTACTTGATGGTTATGATGAGGGCCAGAATTGAACTAGACCCTATGGGCCgaggatggaccggacccttaaTTACGGAGGCCATAGTTCCTGGGTACCTCGATGGATCTATACAGATGAGTATAGATCTGTACTATATCCTGAATGATCAACAAGGTATGAGTACGAATGTTGGTTCTAGTATCCATTCAAATTAATTGTTGATTGCTATTAACGACATTCCCTCTTGAAAATTTCTTTGATTAAAAAACTGGACAAAAACCTGATTTAAAAGATGAATCAGAAAATTGCTCGTCACCTTTGATTTATGATTAAGGGCTACTTAAGTCCAATGTTTATTCACTCAACTACTTCAAATACATAAAAATGTTTatcaattatttaaaaattgtGTCCATAAATTTCTTTGGATATTGATACTTGAAAATCAGTTATGATACTTGTTGGACATTTTttgctcactcttactttgtgaactcttatttctttcagaatcGAATGAGGAAAAACAGaaatagctcttaatagacaaCATAAATTAGAGAGATCTTAGCTACAAGAGGATAGAATAAATAAAACAAGTGAGTCAGTAAAGAGTTAATAAACTTGTATTTAGTTGTTGTAGATTTTAGAAAGTTAGAtacttgtttcataccataacctgtaaacgatccagaattgaggggtcatctgtatattattttatattatgtaaagattgtttagtgacaccgaatcctgaccccggatttgaggaTGTTACAAGATTGGTGGATTGGTCTAAGATGCAAGTCCCTTTTACACttattatattaggcttaaaagtttcctagggatcccaactaaaatttgttagaacccatcgaggttcgggattacttcgcggctgatcaccggctgtaatccgtagtgtcataaaatgattttgagcaatcAATTGGTTAAGAATGTTTTGACTTAAATAATGATGCTATCCATCCCAATTTCGATTTATAAATTGCTATGTTGTTAATTCTTGTCTTATGATATATCTTGCTGAACGTTTGGCTCACTTTTTGCTATTTACCCATATTATTACAGCTAGAAAGAATGGTTAaattcaagcagactgctcgtaagtctaccGGTAGAGATGTTGAGGCTaatgtgagagctcaggtagtataaTTGGTGTCTATGTGAGGACCGGTAGATATGTAaaagttgtaatagttgtagtgTTGGACTATACAAACACTGaacctttgcgatcttggattTTGTTATAAACAACCATTTATAATGACTTTATATTTATGAGTTGTTATTTGTTAGTTTTGTTTTCGGGTTGTgacacattttatttgattcagtCTTGTTATGACTAATCAACTTTGGTTCAGTCTAGTTAAATACACTATTGGCATGAATCATTAATATTGTGACTTCAAAGTTTGATCATACAATGCTTTGCTCTGATATGAATATTTGATCTTGTAGCGTTAAACTTTCATTACTTTATGTAAATCTTATTAGTGTAGAACAGTTTCACCCCCTCTCTGTGGTAATATTCATATTGGACTAACATAATATGCTTTAAGCTAATGAGATTAATAGTTTTGTCAAAATAATCAAAAAGCATGCTCATCTGAGAAATCCTTCATTAATCCATGTGGTGGTAATTAAAGGTATATTTCTTTGATCTTGAAATTATAAGCTCTTTAATCTCTTTGTTATTGATCACTAAATTCTCTCATATTGTACTTTATAATTTTGTGATCATCAAACCTTGGTGGTTTTAGGAACTGAGTATGAGCCTATCAAACCCCAAAGGTTTTGacccaagtcattagaaccaaacacaTCTCAAATAACATCCTTACCTTCCTTTGATATATTCACCATATTTTGCTCTGAAACACCtaattttcttgagatattaACTTGGTGGTCAGCTAAATTAACCATTAAGTTTTGGAGTTGTCTTGAAAATTAggatgttaggaatatattgtaggtttgatgatatttcaccaaaataccttagtagacttaattaagtgtgtttgtaactttcaacgaataatcttactctgtcatccgttgaaagagtagcttatgtttaaataagtttttgtagcacattcatGTATACTTTAATGTCTTACAGAATAaaaagttgtaggatattcatgttgactactagaatgataagaaaaataggttggctaattgtaaatattagataaATGAAATTGTGTCAACTGCTGTGGAAATACTTTCAACAGATAATTCTACAAGGCTTGGACGGATGACTCAAGAtgctctcaacggatgatgcaaTACAGACTCAACGGATTATCTACAAAGTCTCGAcgaataaaaaattcaaatagCAATTGAAATagacttgacagtcacatgggttaattgtatacaaaaggaatgtggcagcctatttgcaggtttatgagaacaaagaaccatttccatttccatgcttacttgaagcaatacaaagatgctggatagagatgaagaaacatgtgattagacttaaatgttttattttatatgtttgtctttttcatatataacttggtgatatataaaccaagagtaacaAGTAGAAAACGGATTAATTtaactgagaaatagaaaaaacAACATCTGTTAGGAATTTCTCCGTTCTCTCTTTGTAaatttacttgtaagcagctgtgtgcattcttgcatcacagagttttCTATCAATATATATCTCCAgtggaaagatcaatccaccagaaagtttttaaatctttgtgtttaactactttgtgttttgaatacttttatatttcattctgcacacttgcatattcaaaAACTGCTATATTTTGGTAAAGAATTTTTCTAATTttcaaaaagaaaccaagaattatattcaaccccccttctgtaattctattattagattttttgggaataacagagggagatagtgccaagaagcaccacataagaAAAGAAAGGTCAAGCCTACATCTTTGTCTCTTACACAGTAGTGGAGTATTTAAACCTCGAGATATTTGTATGACCATTTTTATTCTCTTAAAATAATATAGAGCTGAAAAGGCACATAAAACAAttactaggtgcattctcccaacaAAATATAATCTATTGAAATTCATCTGTCATCCAGGGCATCTGAATGAGTCACTACCCCTCGATTTAAATACTTCATATGCACACATGAGATtcacacacaaggaaggtattgatGAAGCAATTGTTGCTAAACGATATCAAGGTCACTAACAATAGTTGGATCTTAATCTTTAGATCCTAGCCTCAAAATCCCTATACTCTGATCTTTGTTTTAAGGTTATGATCTTAGACAAGTGTTACATTTTTTTATGCTCTAACCTATGGATTGGTTTACGATTCTAGACCTTTAATTTATTTCAAGGTTCATAATCTAGGATAAAGGCAAGATTCTTGGATCATTCCTCTTATCTCTGATTTTGAATATTGGGTTCATGTTCCTGGATCATTATCTCTGATAAGTCTTCACAAAATTCAAACGAAATATCTGATCCCTAATGGCAGATCATTGATCATTGATTATCTTTCCCGAATTCAAATCCGAAAatgattttgacttagtcaaaattatAATTTGTAAATGAAAACTTGGATATTATCTGACAAGTTTATAAGGTATACTTCATCACtgaagttgagggatatcaggaatttttccacttaaaagaatcctaatttGCCATCTCGGAAGGAAAATTTTTAAATCTCTTGATTGAGAGTTTTTATCCTTGAAGGTGGAATGCAACTTTTCTATAAAAAAAGATTTTCTTGCACGTACATTTGGATGTTTCGAGCTCTGGGTGAGTGACACACTAtgagactgagtgacaaacacttgagtgtagagtggagtgaaacacattgtgagatcactaaacagaaaGCACATAATTGCCTAAGGGATAGAAGAACCAGTTCTCTGCTGAAGCTGAAGGTTTATAGAAGATGTTAAAGATATAAAATAGTAATATTTACAAGTCCAAAACTGAATATTGAGAGCTGATTGAAGATCCATTTTTGgagttagttgagttatcctccaaactgttgCTTCTCCATTGTTATTTGACTTCCAGGTATAACAGTCaagtagggggagattgttgagcaagaaTTAAGTTGTATGTATAATTCAACAACGCTGGTTTGGATAACCCAATATTGAACAAAAGACTTGCAAATAATCCATTTTCCACTAGAATCATTACAAATTGGTTATTGGGTATATACATGATAATCTTggtagctgcagtgaagaagacgtcaatagaagtccgtatgaagttcattaatatgttcaggcgACGGAGGAATAAGGCTGAAGTCATTTGAAACAATTATTAAGATTAGTATGAAGACTTAAAGGATTCTATATGAAGTTGATTATATCTATTAGAAGACTTAACAATGGTTTTTAAAGTTTATAGTTCAAAgtcctgagagcggaactagtcgccactgaaccagaccattgcactaggCGTCAATGATTTGTGAAAGGAAACTAAGTACTATCTTTCAAAGGATTTTTAAGTGAGAATTTGTATCTGAATATGAAGGTTATATGGTGTTAGgaacactacgccatagattggattctACAACCCTTCACAGTGGGGTTGCAAAGAAAAGtgtaatagtagccttcaaaacTAATGTCTACCGCAACCCCTCCTTTTTGATGTTGCGGTAGAGTCAAAATGTGTTACCAACATGACATATATAATTATAGATGTTTTCTTTGAATTTAACTAATTAGTAATTTTATACATAGGAAtgaaataataattgaaatatatattttatttatttttagaagttaataatATTAGTGCCGTGATTTAAAATATTGTAATGATAATTCAACGCTTTATAAAACTTGACAAGTCACTAGTGGATATTTATTtacaatatttttatattttttaatttctttatttttcataaagAAATATTGAATACAATATTAATTAGTGTAGTTATATTTgaaatacatattttatttatttttcaaaaataataatattagtGTAATTGAAAGTTTAAAAACTTATCAAGTCATTAGTGGATTGATTTACAATATACATAGttgaatttatttattattcaaaacaataaatatatataaatatatataaataaataattgagTTTTAAATGAAGTACatttaaataaatatcaaaaCAATCTTTTTTCACAATTAATCATTTTCAacatataaaataattttaaataaatatattgaatttaaatttaaattaagtaAGGTATTTTCATATAAGTGTAAAAGACAAATATTCATTCTATTTTTATTTCCCCCTTAATCAAAGTTGTTGAAATTTCCGTCTTTGATATCAATTATTTCCCCTTCTTCTTCAGAAATACTAAATTAACTTtcatctctctccctctcttctcTCACAAAtttctctctctcatctctcactcCCACCCTCATCTGAAACCCTCCatctctctctcgtctctctctcgTCTCTCACTATAATAAATCACCAGCACAACCACTCACCTCTGTTCTACTTACCACAAATTGCACTTACTTATGTTCCACTCCCCTCCCCCATATTCAACTCTATTCGATTTATCGAAACTCGACTCTCACTGACTCGATTCGTTTGAGTAGATGCTCAATTCGATTTTTTTGAAGAAGTATGTGGGCAAGATAAAAACTTCAAGTGTAAACTTGGATTATAATTTCAATTAAGTTTTAAATTGGGGATTTTTTGAACTGAAACCCTAATTTCTTTTATCTATTTTTTTCTTACTTTTAGTTGGAGATTTGTTTGACTTGATTGAGAATCTGGTTGCCATGGTGGGAATGAAGAAGAGCTCATCGATTACGAGGAAGATGACGAGAAAGCCCCTGACTCTGCCACTGCTAAGGCCAGCGGTGACGCCGTCAAAAAGTAAAATTTATAACTTGCTTTATATGTGTTTACTTATATTAAGTGCTTTGAATTTGAATTATTGCTTATGTTGAATTGTTTATTGTTTTGTTTGTGTAGAGGTTATGTTGGTATTCACAGCTCAGGATTCAGAGACTTCTTGTTGAAGCCGGAGCTTCTCCGAGCCATTGTGGATTCCGGATTTGAACATCCTTCGGAAGGCAAGATTTGATTTATTGGATCTTTAATTAGTCGAGTATATAAGTTGATGTTGTACAATATGCTTTTTATATGTATGTCGCTTGCTTGCTGTATTGTAGTGTAAATTAAATTATCTGAACTCGGATTACCTATATCGACTAACCTTGTCATATGTTGCTTATGTATTAAAAGTATTTTTCCTGCTTGTTGTCTTTTAATTAAAATAGTTATCTGAACTTAAAGAACTTTTACTGAGTAACCTTTTCATCAGTTGCTGTTGTATTAAAACTATTTCACCTGCTTGTTTTATCTGAACTTCTTATGAGTTCTCCTAAAATATGAAAGTTCTATATACAACCTTCTATTATAACTCTTGATCTATATAACAACTTAAAACCTTTATACAGGAATACAGCTAACGTAATGAAAGTGCTCTGACAGGCTATAAAAGTGAAACTTTAGCAACATAAATTTGAAGATTCTAGTATTTCTGTATAACTTTTTCATTTTTATCGTAAATAAGTGGACAAAAAAGTTTTGAGGATTGTTAAGTAATTGCAAGAGCATGCATCTAATTGTGACAAAAAAGACTTACTTGCTGATCGTATATGACATGAGGAGCAGCACCATTTTGTATATTGAAAACATAGAGGTTATTTCAGAATATGGATATTGATTTGTTGTCTGAAGTAAAAAGATTATGTTTTGAAATCTTGCATTACTATTATTCATCTCTTTTTCAAAGTGAACAATGCGCTATCGGTATCGGTTTTTTTTTAAGTAGAACGGTAACTTTCTAAGTCTTGTACATAGTTAAGTTGCAACTATGTAGAAGCATCTTTCGACTTTCTAACTTTCTTCTTTTCATTCGTTGTCTGTCCTTGATATATAAGGTATACCATGTTTGCTATTTTTAATGTAGATTGCCTACAATCTCCTGCAGTTAATCCTCTATTATGCTTCCCAAGGTAGCAGATGCTTTTAACGAAGATATTATCTCGTCAGTTGAAGATGCTGTCTCCAATAAATTCAAAGATGGAATCATATATGTTGATTGTTTTTTAGAGTCAGTTCCAAAAGAAATTCCAATAGACAACGTCACTGCAATTAACGTCACATTGGTGAATGACCTTGTGTTTAGTGATTCTTCATTTGAACTTGAGATTGATGGACTTTTCACCGCAAATGATGAAAGTGTGATTTCCAGCCTTCAGAGAGAAGCAAAAGATGATTCAAATTCTTGTGAGGGTCTGAATAAGATGATTTGGATATCATTGCATGAAAAAGTCCTTGACTCAGCTGTGTCAGTTTATTTTGAAGTAAGATCTTATCCTTTAGACCTTCACTATGAATTTAGTACCTTTAAGATCGAAAGAATATGGAGTATTCTACTAAGAATAACTCAATACTGATATATTATACACAAATGCATGGTATTATATTTCTGGTCTCGGggttgatttaattttttttcatttcAGGCATATATGATGCAGTGGGTTGTCGATCAACTTCCTGGTCAATTTTTGTTAAATACTGCTGGTTGGAAACATGTCATTCCTCAGCTGTACAAGAAATTTCCG from Apium graveolens cultivar Ventura chromosome 5, ASM990537v1, whole genome shotgun sequence includes the following:
- the LOC141660978 gene encoding putative BPI/LBP family protein At1g04970, with translation MLPKVADAFNEDIISSVEDAVSNKFKDGIIYVDCFLESVPKEIPIDNVTAINVTLVNDLVFSDSSFELEIDGLFTANDESVISSLQREAKDDSNSCEGLNKMIWISLHEKVLDSAVSVYFEAYMMQWVVDQLPGQFLLNTAGWKHVIPQLYKKFPNDDMKLNISISSPLTINIQRQNIDVTVDLDMTVYVVDSTLINIIDFEKFPDVFFLLILFDINFLYDRKYYTGIQENMNVPHNGEKQPHGRRIIVK